One stretch of Gemmatimonadaceae bacterium DNA includes these proteins:
- the recA gene encoding recombinase RecA, protein MAVSTMQDDKKKALNLAIAQIEKNCGKGSIMRLGADNRVRVEAIPTGAINLDAAIGVGGIPRGRVTEIYGPESSGKTTLCLHVVANAQRAGGVAAFIDAEHALDVDYARKLGVDIDGLLISQPDTGEQALEICEILVRSGAVDVIVIDSVAALVPKAEIEGDMGDSHVGLQARLMSQALRKLTGAIARSRTSVIFINQLREKIGVMFGNPETTTGGKALKFYASLRLDIRRIGAVKEKEDVVGSHVRVKVVKNKVAAPFRQAEFDIMYAEGISHTSLLVDIGAESNIIEKSGAWYSYKGQKIGQGRENAKLYLKDNPAMMAEVEEKVKAVLGVAPVTAAAADTEEATEE, encoded by the coding sequence ATGGCCGTCTCGACGATGCAGGACGACAAGAAAAAGGCCCTGAACCTGGCCATCGCGCAGATCGAGAAGAACTGCGGCAAGGGTTCGATCATGCGCCTCGGCGCAGATAATCGCGTTCGCGTGGAGGCGATCCCGACGGGCGCCATCAATCTCGACGCGGCGATCGGCGTGGGCGGCATCCCACGCGGCCGCGTGACCGAGATCTACGGACCGGAATCGAGCGGCAAGACAACCCTCTGTCTTCACGTCGTGGCCAATGCGCAGCGCGCGGGCGGTGTGGCGGCATTCATCGACGCCGAGCATGCGCTCGATGTGGACTACGCGCGCAAGCTGGGCGTGGATATCGACGGGCTGCTCATCTCGCAGCCGGACACCGGCGAGCAGGCGCTCGAGATCTGCGAGATCCTCGTGCGTTCGGGAGCGGTGGACGTGATCGTCATCGACTCGGTGGCGGCGCTGGTGCCCAAGGCCGAAATCGAAGGCGACATGGGCGACTCGCACGTCGGCCTGCAGGCGCGGCTCATGAGCCAGGCGTTGCGCAAGCTCACCGGGGCCATCGCGCGGTCGCGGACGTCGGTGATCTTCATCAACCAGCTGCGTGAGAAGATCGGTGTGATGTTCGGCAATCCGGAGACCACTACGGGCGGCAAGGCGCTCAAGTTCTACGCGTCCCTGCGCCTCGATATCCGGCGCATCGGCGCCGTGAAGGAGAAGGAGGACGTGGTCGGGTCGCACGTTCGCGTGAAGGTGGTGAAAAACAAGGTGGCGGCGCCGTTCCGCCAGGCCGAGTTCGACATCATGTACGCGGAGGGCATCAGCCACACGTCGCTGCTCGTGGACATCGGCGCAGAATCCAACATCATTGAGAAGTCGGGGGCGTGGTACAGCTACAAGGGGCAGAAAATCGGCCAGGGGCGCGAGAATGCCAAGCTGTATCTCAAGGACAATCCGGCGATGATGGCGGAGGTGGAGGAGAAGGTGAAAGCGGTGCTCGGGGTTGCGCCAGTCACGGCCGCGGCCGCGGACACGGAGGAGGCGACCGAGGAGTAA